Proteins from a single region of Alphaproteobacteria bacterium LSUCC0719:
- a CDS encoding NADH-quinone oxidoreductase subunit J, producing the protein MIEALFFYLFAAVMLGAGLMVVVSRNPVYSVLFLILAFFNAAGLFVLIGAEFIAMLLVVVYVGAVAVLFLFVVMMLDINFAEMRAGFQKYLPIGLIVGGILVFELVAAMYGDAFSEATLPAVAEISNTRALGNVLYTKYMYLFQVAGLILLVAMIGAISLTMRRRSGVRRQVIADQNMRRREDSVEIVDVPVGASARTVATVSPSKRER; encoded by the coding sequence ATGATTGAGGCGCTGTTCTTCTATCTGTTTGCAGCGGTGATGCTTGGTGCTGGCCTGATGGTCGTGGTCTCGCGCAACCCTGTTTATTCCGTCCTGTTTCTGATCCTGGCCTTTTTCAATGCGGCTGGGCTGTTCGTTCTGATTGGCGCTGAATTCATCGCGATGCTTCTTGTCGTCGTCTATGTCGGCGCGGTCGCGGTGCTGTTCCTGTTTGTTGTGATGATGCTCGACATCAATTTTGCCGAGATGCGCGCCGGCTTTCAGAAATATCTGCCAATCGGCCTGATTGTCGGCGGTATTCTGGTGTTCGAGCTGGTGGCGGCAATGTATGGCGATGCCTTCAGCGAAGCGACCCTGCCGGCTGTGGCAGAGATCAGCAACACCCGCGCCTTGGGCAACGTTCTGTACACGAAATACATGTATCTGTTCCAGGTGGCTGGTCTGATCCTGCTTGTGGCGATGATCGGTGCCATTTCGCTGACCATGCGCCGGCGGTCCGGGGTTCGGCGTCAGGTGATTGCGGATCAGAATATGCGGCGCCGTGAAGACAGTGTCGAGATTGTCGATGTGCCGGTTGGCGCGTCGGCCCGTACCGTTGCCACGGTGTCACCAAGCAAGCGTGAGAGGTAA
- the nuoK gene encoding NADH-quinone oxidoreductase subunit NuoK: MLELSLNHYLAVSAVLFALGTFGIFLNRKNVITILMSIELMLLAVNINMVSFSAYNGDLEGQIFSLFILTVAAAEAAIGLAILVVFFRNRGSIAVEDVNMMKG, from the coding sequence ATGCTCGAACTTTCGCTAAATCATTATCTTGCCGTGTCCGCCGTGCTGTTCGCGCTTGGCACCTTCGGCATTTTCCTGAACCGCAAGAACGTGATCACGATCCTGATGTCGATCGAATTGATGCTGCTTGCGGTGAACATCAACATGGTTTCCTTCTCCGCCTATAACGGGGATCTTGAAGGGCAGATCTTCTCGCTCTTCATTCTGACCGTCGCTGCCGCCGAGGCTGCGATCGGCCTTGCCATTCTCGTCGTTTTCTTCCGCAACCGCGGATCGATTGCGGTTGAGGATGTGAACATGATGAAGGGCTGA
- the nuoL gene encoding NADH-quinone oxidoreductase subunit L produces MYASIVFLPLLGSLIAGWLSLGNRDRVAELITCGFMLLSLLFSIIAFVQVAIGGQPVTIDLARWIVSGDFEAMWRLRFDTLTAVMLIVVTGVSSMVHVYSVGYMSHDNARARFMAYLSLFTFAMLMLVTADNLVQLFFGWEGVGVASYLLIGFWYKKDSAHTAAMKAFVVNRVGDFGFALGILAVYQIFGSIQFDEIFANAAIMANSEISFLGSALPALEVAGILLFIGAMGKSAQLGLHTWLPDAMEGPTPVSALIHAATMVTAGVFMVCRLSPMLEYAPFSLDIITIVGALTAIFAATVGFTQFDIKRVIAYSTCSQLGYMFFAAGVSAYPAAMFHLTTHAFFKALLFLGAGSVIHALSDEQDLRNMGGIWRKIPFTYAMMWIGSLALAGFPFFAGFYSKDMILEAAYAAHTGVGSLAFWLGCAAALLTAFYSWRLLIMAFHGKPRASAEVMSHVHESPLVMTVPLLVLSVGAIFSGWIGYELFVGSGMERFWGDSILILPIHPAMENAHHVPTWVKLLPIGLATSGVVLAVLCYSVWTGIPAAMVRTFRPVHAFFFNKWYFDELYDAVFVRPAVRIGAVLWQKGDRDTIDGLGPDGLSGLVVRVSAAASRLQSGFVFHYAFAMLIGVVVLVSWYYLRFGGI; encoded by the coding sequence ATGTATGCTTCGATTGTCTTTCTGCCGCTTCTGGGATCGCTGATTGCAGGCTGGCTCAGCCTTGGCAACCGCGACCGGGTGGCCGAACTGATCACCTGCGGCTTCATGCTTTTGTCGTTGTTGTTCTCGATCATTGCCTTTGTGCAGGTGGCGATTGGCGGTCAGCCTGTCACCATCGATCTTGCGCGCTGGATTGTCTCGGGTGACTTCGAGGCGATGTGGCGGCTGCGTTTCGACACGCTGACCGCGGTGATGCTGATTGTCGTCACGGGCGTGTCATCAATGGTTCACGTCTATTCTGTCGGCTACATGTCGCACGACAACGCCCGGGCCCGGTTCATGGCCTATCTCAGCCTGTTCACCTTTGCCATGCTGATGCTGGTGACGGCGGATAATCTGGTGCAGCTGTTCTTTGGCTGGGAGGGTGTTGGTGTCGCCTCATATCTTCTGATCGGCTTCTGGTACAAGAAGGACAGCGCCCATACCGCGGCGATGAAGGCCTTTGTGGTCAACCGTGTCGGCGATTTCGGCTTTGCGCTTGGTATTCTCGCGGTTTACCAGATTTTCGGGTCGATCCAGTTCGACGAGATTTTCGCGAATGCCGCGATTATGGCAAACAGCGAAATCAGTTTCCTCGGCAGTGCGCTGCCGGCGCTCGAGGTTGCGGGCATCCTGCTGTTCATTGGTGCGATGGGCAAATCGGCCCAGCTTGGTCTTCACACCTGGCTTCCCGATGCCATGGAGGGCCCGACGCCGGTGTCGGCGCTCATTCATGCTGCGACCATGGTTACCGCAGGTGTCTTCATGGTATGCCGCCTGTCGCCGATGCTGGAATATGCGCCGTTCTCGCTTGATATCATCACCATTGTCGGGGCGTTGACGGCGATCTTTGCGGCGACGGTCGGTTTTACCCAGTTTGATATCAAGCGGGTGATTGCCTATTCGACCTGTTCGCAGCTTGGTTACATGTTCTTTGCTGCCGGGGTTTCGGCCTATCCGGCGGCGATGTTCCACCTGACAACACATGCCTTTTTCAAGGCGCTGCTGTTCCTTGGTGCGGGATCGGTGATCCACGCGCTGTCCGACGAACAGGATCTGCGCAATATGGGCGGGATCTGGCGCAAGATTCCCTTCACCTACGCGATGATGTGGATTGGATCGCTGGCGCTTGCCGGATTTCCGTTCTTTGCTGGCTTCTATTCGAAGGACATGATCCTTGAAGCGGCCTATGCCGCGCATACCGGTGTCGGGTCGCTTGCGTTCTGGCTTGGCTGTGCGGCGGCCCTGCTGACAGCATTCTACAGCTGGCGACTGTTGATCATGGCGTTCCACGGCAAGCCGCGGGCCTCGGCCGAGGTGATGTCACATGTTCATGAATCACCTCTGGTGATGACAGTGCCGTTGCTGGTGCTGTCAGTCGGCGCGATCTTTTCGGGCTGGATCGGCTATGAATTGTTTGTCGGCTCTGGAATGGAACGGTTCTGGGGCGACTCGATCCTGATCCTTCCGATCCATCCGGCGATGGAAAATGCCCATCATGTTCCGACCTGGGTCAAGCTGCTGCCGATTGGTCTGGCAACGTCTGGTGTCGTGCTTGCGGTGCTGTGCTACAGCGTCTGGACAGGCATTCCTGCTGCGATGGTCCGGACCTTCCGGCCGGTGCATGCCTTCTTCTTCAACAAATGGTATTTCGACGAACTCTATGACGCGGTCTTTGTGCGGCCGGCGGTGCGGATTGGTGCTGTGCTGTGGCAGAAAGGCGATCGTGACACGATTGACGGTCTGGGGCCGGATGGCCTGTCAGGTCTTGTGGTTCGGGTGTCGGCGGCGGCATCTCGTCTGCAGTCGGGTTTCGTCTTCCATTATGCGTTCGCAATGCTGATCGGCGTGGTTGTGCTGGTCAGCTGGTATTATCTTCGGTTCGGGGGGATATAG
- a CDS encoding NADH-quinone oxidoreductase subunit M: MIGNWPLLTIITFLPMIGVLFLMMIRGEDQVVARNARHVALWVSGFTFVVSLALLLNFDPQAPGYQFEERGDWIPAGGISYHLGVDGISMPFILLSTLLSPLAILASWKAITKRVREYMIAFLVLETMMIGMFASLDMLMFYLFFEGVLIPMFIIIGVWGGARRVYAAFKFFLYTLLGSVLMLVCMLAMYIDAGTTDIPMLTSHGFAAGMQTWLFLGFLASFAVKVPMWPVHTWLPDAHVEAPTAGSMILAGVLLKMGGYGFIRFSLPMFPLASEFFAPLIFALSIIAIVYTSLVALAQSDMKKLIAYSSVAHMGFVTIGIFTLTEQGVAGAMFQMISHGLVSAALFFCVGVVYDRLHTREITAYGGVAAVMPRYAVFFMFMMLASVGLPGTSGFVGEMLVLVGAWKASSWVALFTATGLVLGATYMLWLYRRVMFGKVVSPEVEAMERISRREVLIFAPLTVLVLWFGIYPASLLDVMASSIQLILDSAAAGGAIVLAGR, from the coding sequence ATGATTGGCAACTGGCCCCTTCTGACGATCATTACCTTCCTGCCGATGATCGGCGTTCTGTTCCTGATGATGATCCGTGGCGAAGATCAGGTGGTGGCCCGCAACGCGCGCCATGTGGCGCTATGGGTCAGCGGGTTCACCTTTGTGGTGTCACTGGCGCTGCTGCTGAATTTCGATCCGCAGGCACCGGGCTATCAGTTCGAGGAACGCGGTGACTGGATTCCGGCCGGTGGCATCAGCTATCACCTTGGCGTTGACGGCATTTCGATGCCGTTCATCCTGTTGTCGACATTGCTGTCACCGCTGGCAATTCTTGCCAGCTGGAAAGCCATCACCAAGCGTGTCCGTGAATATATGATCGCCTTTCTGGTGCTGGAAACCATGATGATCGGCATGTTTGCCTCGCTTGACATGCTGATGTTCTATCTGTTCTTCGAGGGTGTGCTGATCCCGATGTTCATCATCATCGGTGTCTGGGGCGGGGCGCGGCGTGTCTATGCGGCGTTCAAATTCTTTCTCTATACGCTTCTCGGATCGGTGCTGATGCTCGTCTGCATGCTGGCAATGTATATTGACGCCGGCACGACCGATATTCCGATGCTGACATCACATGGCTTTGCGGCGGGCATGCAGACCTGGTTGTTCCTGGGCTTTCTTGCCTCCTTTGCCGTCAAGGTGCCGATGTGGCCGGTTCATACCTGGCTTCCCGACGCTCATGTCGAGGCTCCGACCGCTGGCTCGATGATCCTTGCCGGGGTGCTTTTGAAGATGGGGGGATACGGTTTTATCCGCTTTTCACTGCCGATGTTCCCGCTGGCGTCCGAATTCTTTGCGCCGTTGATCTTTGCGCTGTCGATCATCGCCATTGTGTACACGTCGCTCGTCGCGCTGGCACAAAGCGACATGAAAAAGCTGATCGCCTATTCCTCGGTGGCGCATATGGGGTTCGTGACGATCGGGATCTTCACCCTTACCGAACAGGGTGTAGCCGGTGCGATGTTCCAGATGATCAGCCATGGTCTGGTGTCGGCGGCGCTGTTCTTCTGTGTCGGGGTTGTCTATGACCGCCTTCACACACGCGAAATCACGGCTTATGGCGGGGTGGCAGCAGTGATGCCACGCTATGCCGTCTTCTTCATGTTCATGATGCTGGCTTCGGTTGGTCTGCCGGGAACAAGCGGCTTTGTTGGTGAAATGCTGGTGCTTGTCGGCGCCTGGAAGGCCAGCAGCTGGGTGGCCCTGTTCACTGCCACCGGCCTTGTCCTTGGCGCGACCTACATGCTGTGGCTGTATCGGCGCGTGATGTTTGGCAAGGTCGTCAGCCCAGAGGTCGAGGCGATGGAACGGATCAGCCGCCGTGAGGTTCTGATTTTTGCGCCGCTGACGGTGCTGGTTCTTTGGTTCGGCATCTATCCGGCATCATTGCTTGATGTCATGGCATCAAGCATTCAGCTCATCCTAGACAGTGCCGCTGCGGGCGGTGCCATCGTGTTGGCGGGGAGATAG
- the nuoN gene encoding NADH-quinone oxidoreductase subunit NuoN: MFEFQMADIMPALPEIFLAGVSLLLVLVAAFGGETARNARRVTRMAMGGILITLLLLVNSDLVITSAFGGMFSADSFASYMKVLVLTGTFAALGLSLRTDGDGDINKPEYSLLVLLALVGMMLMISADNLMALYMGIELQSLPLYVVAAMRTNSLRSSEAGLKYFLLGALSSGMLLYGASLVYGVAGTTDFTGIAEALSGGALPPVFIIGMVFMISGLAFKVSAAPFHMWTPDVYEGSPTLVTALFAIAPKVAAISLLLRLTYGAFGSIADQWQQVLIALSIASMVIGALGAIMQTDIKRMMAYSSIAHMGYALAGLAAGTVAGATGVMIYMTGYVFMGAGTFAIILLMRRDGAEATRIADLKGLSSTHPLPAIGLLVMMFSMAGIPPLAGFFGKWYVFLAAVEAGLVPLAVIGVVMSVIGAFYYLRIIRLMYFEDTDAPLDPHIPMANRVVLGASLAVILLFFAGLGGLLAAADSAAVALIVFG, encoded by the coding sequence ATGTTCGAATTCCAGATGGCCGATATCATGCCGGCATTGCCCGAGATCTTTCTGGCCGGTGTCAGTCTTCTCCTGGTGCTTGTTGCGGCCTTCGGGGGCGAGACGGCACGCAATGCGCGCCGGGTTACCCGGATGGCTATGGGTGGCATTCTGATCACCTTGCTTCTGCTGGTGAATTCAGACCTTGTGATCACCTCTGCTTTTGGCGGCATGTTTTCGGCTGACAGTTTTGCCAGCTACATGAAGGTGCTTGTGCTGACGGGCACCTTTGCGGCACTTGGTCTGTCGCTGCGCACCGATGGTGACGGTGATATCAACAAGCCCGAATACAGTCTTCTTGTTCTGCTGGCACTTGTCGGCATGATGCTGATGATTTCAGCTGACAATCTGATGGCGCTCTATATGGGGATCGAATTGCAGTCATTGCCGCTCTATGTGGTGGCGGCAATGCGCACCAATTCGCTTCGTTCCTCCGAGGCGGGCCTGAAATATTTCCTTCTTGGCGCATTGTCGTCGGGAATGCTGTTATACGGCGCATCGCTTGTCTATGGCGTGGCCGGTACGACCGATTTCACCGGTATCGCAGAGGCGCTTTCCGGTGGCGCGCTGCCGCCTGTCTTCATCATCGGCATGGTCTTCATGATCTCGGGTCTGGCGTTCAAGGTATCAGCCGCACCGTTCCATATGTGGACTCCCGATGTCTATGAGGGGTCGCCAACACTGGTGACAGCATTGTTCGCCATTGCGCCCAAGGTGGCCGCGATTTCGCTGCTTCTTCGGCTGACCTACGGTGCCTTTGGCAGTATCGCAGACCAGTGGCAGCAGGTACTGATCGCCCTGTCGATTGCCTCGATGGTCATTGGTGCCCTTGGTGCCATCATGCAAACAGATATCAAGCGTATGATGGCCTATTCGTCGATTGCCCATATGGGATATGCGCTTGCCGGCCTGGCTGCCGGCACCGTGGCTGGTGCAACCGGCGTGATGATCTATATGACAGGCTATGTGTTCATGGGCGCTGGCACGTTCGCGATCATACTGCTGATGCGGCGGGATGGTGCCGAAGCCACCCGGATTGCCGATCTGAAGGGTTTGTCCAGCACTCATCCGTTGCCTGCCATCGGCCTGCTGGTGATGATGTTTTCAATGGCCGGCATTCCACCGCTGGCCGGCTTCTTCGGCAAATGGTATGTCTTCCTCGCGGCTGTCGAGGCAGGTCTTGTGCCGCTGGCGGTAATCGGTGTGGTGATGTCGGTGATTGGTGCCTTCTATTACCTGCGGATCATCCGTCTGATGTATTTTGAAGACACCGACGCACCGCTTGATCCCCATATTCCGATGGCCAACCGCGTGGTGCTTGGCGCCAGCCTGGCGGTGATCCTGCTGTTCTTTGCCGGTCTTGGCGGTCTGTTGGCGGCGGCTGACAGCGCAGCGGTGGCGCTGATCGTTTTCGGTTGA
- a CDS encoding biotin--[acetyl-CoA-carboxylase] ligase, translating to MLPAPSVLSLTRVDVASSSSDLAWQAAAEGAPSGRAFLVGEQTAGRGRRGASWASARGGMYLSVLLRPSLLPHAYFGLSFVAALAIREELAARLAGHEVQLKWPNDVLVGGGKISGILLEARGEAIVIGTGVNIVPVTTVANARLPAISVHDLGGGDVTPADLAESYGNNLLTRVDAYVRSGFAPVRLEWLRHCAHIGDKVRVSTGADVIAGSFDDLDTDGALVLRDDAGRRIRVTTGDVELMGRG from the coding sequence ATGTTGCCAGCGCCATCCGTGCTGTCATTGACCAGGGTTGATGTTGCGTCATCCTCGTCTGATCTCGCCTGGCAGGCCGCCGCCGAGGGCGCGCCTTCGGGTCGGGCCTTTCTGGTTGGTGAACAGACCGCAGGACGTGGTCGCCGGGGTGCTTCCTGGGCATCGGCACGGGGCGGGATGTATCTGTCCGTTCTGCTGCGTCCTTCGCTGTTGCCACATGCCTATTTTGGCCTGTCCTTTGTCGCCGCGCTGGCGATCCGCGAGGAACTGGCAGCACGGCTTGCCGGACATGAGGTGCAATTGAAATGGCCAAACGATGTTCTTGTTGGTGGCGGCAAGATCAGCGGCATTCTTCTCGAGGCGCGTGGCGAGGCGATCGTGATAGGCACCGGTGTCAATATCGTGCCGGTCACAACCGTGGCGAATGCCCGCCTGCCAGCGATTTCCGTGCATGACCTTGGTGGCGGTGATGTCACCCCGGCCGATCTGGCGGAAAGTTACGGGAACAATCTTCTGACCCGTGTTGACGCCTATGTCCGTTCAGGTTTTGCACCGGTAAGGCTGGAATGGCTTCGTCATTGCGCCCATATAGGCGACAAGGTGCGGGTCTCGACCGGTGCCGATGTCATTGCGGGATCGTTCGACGATCTCGATACTGACGGCGCTCTTGTCCTGCGCGATGATGCCGGTCGGCGCATCCGTGTCACGACAGGTGATGTCGAACTGATGGGTAGAGGCTGA
- a CDS encoding type III pantothenate kinase, giving the protein MLLAIDVGNTNLVLALGDVDAGVRDVWRIRTDAISDTETCIDLMRGTMGTALDEADDSIIASVVPNVTPRVVEALSLLTGKAPLVVGSADVKLGIDVNIDMPHQAGADRLVNAVGAKVHHSLPAIVLDFGTATTLDLVAADGAYEGGIIAPGVSLSIEALERAAAQLPRLELRHFEADLPILGKNTIAAMESGVFWGYVSMIDGLLARLRAVHCGPDDDMKAIMTGGLAGLFASHLDGPVIVDADLTVKGLFEIFARNR; this is encoded by the coding sequence ATGCTGCTTGCCATTGATGTTGGAAACACAAACCTTGTGCTGGCGCTTGGTGATGTGGATGCCGGCGTTCGCGATGTATGGCGAATCCGTACCGACGCCATTTCCGATACCGAAACCTGTATTGATCTGATGCGCGGCACTATGGGGACGGCGCTTGATGAAGCTGACGACTCCATCATTGCCAGTGTCGTGCCGAATGTCACGCCCCGGGTCGTTGAGGCGCTTTCCCTGCTTACCGGCAAGGCCCCACTTGTTGTTGGCAGTGCCGATGTGAAGCTTGGCATTGACGTCAATATCGACATGCCGCATCAGGCGGGGGCGGACCGGCTTGTCAATGCTGTCGGGGCAAAGGTGCATCACAGCCTTCCCGCCATTGTGCTGGATTTCGGGACCGCGACGACACTTGATCTTGTTGCCGCCGATGGTGCCTATGAAGGCGGTATTATTGCCCCCGGCGTATCACTTTCAATCGAGGCACTTGAACGTGCGGCAGCACAATTGCCAAGGCTGGAACTGCGGCACTTCGAGGCGGATCTGCCGATCCTCGGCAAAAACACCATCGCGGCGATGGAATCTGGTGTTTTCTGGGGGTATGTAAGCATGATTGACGGGCTGCTGGCGCGGCTTCGTGCTGTCCATTGCGGGCCTGATGACGACATGAAGGCCATTATGACGGGTGGGTTGGCTGGCCTTTTTGCGTCGCATCTTGATGGTCCGGTGATTGTCGATGCCGATCTGACAGTCAAAGGGCTTTTTGAAATTTTCGCGCGCAATCGCTGA
- a CDS encoding ribonuclease J: protein MYNTTDLLFVPLGGSGEIGMNANLYHYNGSWLMVDLGISFPDDSMPGIDVVLPDLTFIEQRRDRLAGLVLTHGHEDHLGAIPYMWSQLGCPVYGSAFTLALLRRKLAENGHQETIPLIEIGPGSVTDIGPFSVEMVGLTHSIPDPTALAIRCEAGTVLHTGDWKFDPAPGLGGETDTTRLAQIGDEGVLAMVGDSTNAMVEGRTGSEADAQAGLRDVIAGATGRVAVTCFSSNVARIQSIISAAQANDRSVAVVGRAIKRAISAAQEVGYLRDLPDFVPEEDVNLLPRNNIVIICTGTQGEPRAAMAKIAAGAHESVTLEEGDTVIYSSRQIPGNEPAIARVQDALIRRRINLVTDEDAPVHVSGHPSREEMVEMYGLVKPRIAIPVHGTARHLAAHAELAEACQVRQTLLPDNGTVIRLAGQGGDGEAAIIDNVKTGALTHEKGKILEIQSDMMRARRRMLWNGVATASLVMNRDGGLCAVPAVSQTGIGDESAAADYIATASLAIEDALAGMGRAARRDDANVEEIAGQALRRVARNMFGLRPIAHVHIMRVSEDDLRGVA from the coding sequence ATGTATAATACTACCGACCTTCTTTTTGTGCCGCTTGGTGGATCCGGCGAGATCGGCATGAATGCCAATCTCTATCATTACAATGGCAGCTGGCTGATGGTGGATCTCGGCATCTCGTTCCCGGATGACAGCATGCCCGGTATTGATGTTGTGCTGCCGGATCTGACCTTCATCGAACAGCGACGTGACCGGCTTGCGGGGCTCGTTCTGACGCATGGCCATGAAGATCACCTTGGTGCCATTCCCTATATGTGGTCCCAGCTTGGATGTCCGGTCTATGGAAGTGCCTTCACACTGGCGTTGCTGCGTCGCAAGCTGGCCGAGAATGGCCATCAGGAGACCATTCCCCTGATCGAGATTGGCCCTGGTTCGGTTACAGATATCGGGCCGTTCAGCGTCGAAATGGTTGGGCTGACACATTCCATCCCCGATCCAACCGCGCTGGCCATCCGGTGCGAGGCCGGCACCGTATTGCATACCGGTGACTGGAAATTCGATCCGGCACCGGGACTTGGCGGCGAAACCGACACCACACGTCTGGCACAGATCGGCGATGAAGGTGTGCTGGCGATGGTTGGCGATTCGACAAACGCCATGGTCGAGGGGCGCACCGGGTCCGAGGCCGACGCACAGGCAGGTCTTCGCGATGTTATTGCCGGCGCGACGGGGCGTGTCGCCGTGACCTGTTTTTCAAGCAATGTGGCGCGCATACAGTCGATCATCAGCGCTGCGCAGGCGAATGACCGGTCGGTTGCCGTGGTTGGCAGGGCAATCAAGCGGGCGATCTCTGCAGCGCAGGAGGTTGGCTATCTGCGTGATCTTCCCGATTTTGTGCCGGAAGAAGATGTCAATCTTCTGCCTCGTAACAACATCGTCATCATCTGTACCGGAACCCAGGGCGAACCGCGTGCCGCAATGGCGAAGATTGCCGCCGGGGCGCATGAAAGCGTAACCCTCGAAGAAGGGGATACCGTCATCTATTCATCCCGCCAGATCCCCGGGAATGAGCCGGCCATTGCGCGGGTCCAGGATGCGTTGATCCGGCGGCGGATCAACCTGGTTACGGACGAGGATGCGCCGGTGCATGTATCCGGTCATCCCTCGCGCGAGGAGATGGTCGAAATGTACGGGCTGGTCAAGCCACGCATTGCAATTCCGGTACACGGCACGGCACGTCATCTTGCCGCGCATGCAGAGCTTGCCGAGGCATGCCAGGTTCGTCAGACACTGCTTCCCGACAATGGAACGGTTATTCGTCTTGCCGGGCAGGGCGGTGACGGCGAGGCTGCCATCATCGACAATGTCAAAACCGGCGCGCTGACCCATGAAAAGGGCAAGATTCTGGAAATTCAGTCTGACATGATGCGGGCCCGCCGTCGGATGCTGTGGAACGGCGTTGCCACCGCCAGTCTTGTCATGAATCGCGATGGGGGGCTGTGCGCTGTTCCGGCGGTGTCGCAGACCGGTATCGGCGATGAATCGGCGGCAGCGGATTACATCGCTACCGCCAGTCTGGCGATCGAGGATGCGCTGGCGGGCATGGGCCGGGCGGCCCGGCGCGACGATGCGAATGTCGAGGAGATTGCCGGTCAGGCGCTGCGGCGCGTCGCGCGCAACATGTTTGGTCTGCGTCCGATAGCGCATGTTCATATCATGCGGGTCAGCGAAGATGATCTTCGCGGTGTGGCGTAG
- the mce gene encoding methylmalonyl-CoA epimerase — protein MIGRINHIAIAVPDVEAAARQWQSTLGAVCSAPLPLPEHGVRVVFVEQPNAKVELMEPLGDASPIAGFLDRNPDGGMHHICYEVADIRQARDRLVASGARVLGDGEPKTGAHGTPVLFLHPKDFCGTLIELEEVGG, from the coding sequence ATGATTGGTCGTATCAACCATATCGCGATTGCGGTGCCGGATGTCGAGGCTGCGGCACGGCAATGGCAGTCCACTCTTGGTGCCGTCTGCAGCGCGCCATTGCCACTCCCGGAGCATGGCGTGCGGGTTGTGTTCGTTGAGCAGCCGAATGCAAAGGTCGAATTGATGGAGCCACTTGGCGACGCCTCGCCGATCGCTGGATTTCTGGACCGCAACCCGGATGGAGGCATGCACCATATATGTTACGAGGTCGCCGATATCCGCCAGGCTCGCGACCGGCTCGTCGCATCCGGGGCCAGGGTTCTTGGGGATGGGGAACCAAAGACGGGCGCGCATGGCACGCCGGTGCTGTTTCTTCACCCAAAGGATTTCTGTGGCACCCTGATTGAACTTGAAGAGGTTGGTGGGTAA
- a CDS encoding DUF1467 family protein — protein MDFVSALVVFLLLWWWVFLMSLPFGVRTEETPEAGHAPSAPQRPMLWRKGFAATVIAAILTIIVDWVISAQIITLGIPTG, from the coding sequence ATGGATTTTGTCTCGGCGCTGGTTGTGTTTTTGCTGCTGTGGTGGTGGGTGTTCCTGATGAGCCTTCCCTTTGGCGTGCGGACCGAGGAGACGCCAGAGGCTGGTCACGCGCCGTCTGCCCCGCAGCGTCCGATGCTGTGGCGCAAGGGTTTTGCCGCCACTGTCATCGCGGCGATATTGACGATTATTGTGGATTGGGTCATTTCGGCGCAGATCATCACCCTTGGCATCCCGACGGGCTAG
- the rpiB gene encoding ribose 5-phosphate isomerase B: protein MVFPASKIYLSSDHAGADLRRTIAAYLVDQGKAVEDLGPASNESVDYPDYGAKLAKAMQVDPASRGIAVCGSGIGISIAVNRFPWVRAALVGDVTAARLCREHNDANVLALGERLTGVAVALDCVDIFLKTEFEGGRHARRVDKLASPGDTA, encoded by the coding sequence ATGGTATTCCCCGCCTCGAAAATCTATCTCAGCTCGGACCATGCTGGTGCTGATTTGCGGCGCACCATCGCTGCATATCTCGTCGATCAGGGCAAGGCTGTCGAAGATCTTGGGCCGGCTTCGAACGAATCCGTTGATTATCCCGATTACGGGGCCAAACTTGCTAAGGCGATGCAGGTCGATCCTGCATCACGAGGCATTGCTGTATGTGGCAGCGGCATTGGCATTTCCATCGCGGTGAACAGATTTCCCTGGGTCAGGGCGGCGCTTGTCGGTGATGTGACTGCCGCGCGCCTGTGCCGGGAACATAATGATGCGAATGTTCTGGCCCTTGGCGAACGCCTGACTGGCGTTGCCGTGGCATTGGACTGCGTCGATATTTTCTTGAAGACAGAATTTGAAGGGGGGCGTCATGCACGCCGTGTTGACAAGCTGGCCAGTCCCGGCGATACGGCGTAG